A part of Haloarchaeobius sp. HME9146 genomic DNA contains:
- a CDS encoding hydrogenase maturation nickel metallochaperone HypA has protein sequence MSVIDSLKNAFRTDSPEQTPEFRCQFCENEYETAYSICPKCGSERVEPIGQDD, from the coding sequence ATGAGTGTCATCGATTCGCTGAAGAACGCGTTCCGAACCGACAGCCCCGAGCAGACGCCCGAATTCCGGTGCCAGTTCTGTGAGAACGAGTACGAGACGGCGTACAGTATCTGCCCCAAGTGCGGCAGCGAGCGGGTCGAACCCATCGGCCAGGACGACTGA
- a CDS encoding helix-turn-helix transcriptional regulator: MVEQRNAFEGETTRVEDVLRPLASDVRLRIVRALIGSPGKTLSYSDLQRASGIKDSGQFSYHLRQLQGQFVTQTDDGYRLRYSAVALYQALLAGTALGENEPRTIDTESPCPACDGLLEAHYCDDMLTISCPDCRHFVHHVPFLPGGAEGKSDAGLLRTFDHQTRSMITSAVSGICPYCGGEMGHEFVERDWTEEHEEEDTTQSDDTLVRPKAVPHCDNLVHYRCDRCSGELRTSVGETLLGKPPVVAFYYDHGVDVRAVPSWELAFCVDRDAVTTLSSDPYEFGVAVTLGEETLHVTVDESLLVVEAERTPAA, from the coding sequence ATGGTCGAACAGCGGAACGCGTTCGAGGGGGAGACGACCAGGGTGGAGGACGTGCTCCGACCGCTCGCGAGCGACGTTCGCCTGCGTATCGTCAGGGCGCTCATCGGGTCGCCCGGCAAGACGCTGTCGTACTCGGACCTCCAGCGAGCATCGGGCATCAAGGACAGCGGGCAGTTCAGTTACCACCTCCGCCAGTTGCAGGGGCAGTTCGTCACGCAGACCGACGACGGGTATCGGCTCCGGTACTCCGCGGTCGCGCTCTACCAGGCGCTGCTCGCGGGGACTGCACTCGGGGAGAACGAGCCACGGACCATCGACACCGAGAGCCCGTGTCCGGCCTGTGACGGGCTGCTGGAGGCGCACTACTGCGACGACATGCTCACCATCTCTTGCCCGGACTGTCGGCACTTCGTCCACCACGTTCCCTTCCTCCCCGGCGGCGCGGAGGGGAAGTCCGACGCTGGCCTGTTGCGGACCTTCGACCACCAGACCCGGTCGATGATCACCTCGGCCGTCTCGGGCATCTGCCCGTACTGTGGTGGCGAGATGGGCCACGAATTCGTAGAGCGGGACTGGACAGAGGAACACGAGGAGGAGGACACGACGCAGTCGGACGACACCCTGGTACGACCGAAGGCGGTCCCACACTGCGACAACCTCGTCCACTACCGGTGTGACCGCTGTTCCGGCGAACTCCGCACGAGCGTGGGCGAGACGCTGCTCGGCAAGCCCCCGGTCGTGGCGTTCTACTACGACCACGGCGTCGACGTGCGCGCAGTTCCGTCCTGGGAGCTGGCGTTCTGCGTCGACCGCGACGCGGTGACGACCTTGTCGAGCGACCCCTACGAGTTCGGCGTCGCCGTGACCCTCGGTGAGGAGACCCTCCACGTGACGGTCGACGAATCGCTCTTGGTGGTCGAGGCGGAGCGGACCCCGGCGGCCTGA
- the guaB gene encoding IMP dehydrogenase has product MAKDAHEDGRFSEKLRVPEALTFDDVLLRPKESRVEPDEADLTSRVSKNVELPVPVLSAAMDTVTEADMGIAMARNGGLGVIHRNLDVDEMTAHIERVKRADELIIRDVVTANPDQTVEEVDAMMAREGVNGAPVVDDDDRVLGIISGTDIRPYLEVGEQDRVSEAMTEEVITGPKGLNAREGLELMYEHKIERVPIVDEDNRLIGLVTMQGILQRREYDNAARDDDGRLIAGAAVGPFEVDRAIAADEAGADVLFIDCAHAHNLNVIDSAREIKENVEADVVVGNVGTREAAEDLVDFADGLKVGIGPGSICTTRIVSGSGMPQITAVSEVADVATRHDVPVIADGGIRYSGDAIKAIAAGADAVMLGSYFAGTDEAPGRVVKMQGKKYKQYRGMGSVGAMQSGDGQRYLKDDDEDEDYVPEGVEAATPYKGPLSKELHQLVGGMQSGMGYVGAETVPEFKERSEFVRVSAAGQTESHAHDVMITDEAPNYQPD; this is encoded by the coding sequence ATGGCGAAGGACGCTCACGAGGACGGCAGATTCTCCGAGAAACTCCGCGTACCAGAGGCATTGACATTCGACGATGTGCTCCTCCGACCGAAAGAGAGCCGCGTCGAACCCGACGAAGCCGACCTGACATCTCGCGTGTCGAAGAACGTCGAGCTTCCAGTTCCCGTTCTCTCGGCCGCGATGGACACCGTCACCGAGGCGGACATGGGCATCGCGATGGCTCGTAACGGCGGACTCGGCGTCATCCACCGCAATCTCGACGTCGACGAGATGACGGCCCACATCGAGCGCGTCAAGCGCGCCGACGAGCTCATCATCCGCGACGTCGTCACGGCGAACCCCGACCAGACGGTCGAGGAGGTCGACGCGATGATGGCACGCGAAGGCGTCAACGGTGCCCCCGTCGTCGACGATGACGACAGGGTTCTCGGCATCATCTCCGGGACGGACATCCGTCCGTACCTCGAGGTCGGTGAGCAAGACCGCGTCAGCGAGGCCATGACCGAGGAGGTCATCACGGGTCCGAAGGGGCTGAACGCACGCGAAGGTCTCGAACTGATGTACGAGCACAAGATCGAGCGCGTCCCCATCGTCGACGAGGACAACCGACTCATCGGGCTCGTCACGATGCAGGGTATCCTCCAGCGCCGCGAGTACGACAACGCGGCCCGCGACGACGACGGGCGTCTCATCGCAGGTGCGGCCGTCGGCCCGTTCGAGGTCGACCGTGCAATCGCGGCCGACGAGGCCGGGGCCGACGTCCTGTTCATCGACTGCGCGCACGCGCACAACCTCAACGTCATCGACAGCGCTCGCGAGATCAAGGAGAACGTCGAGGCCGACGTGGTCGTCGGGAACGTCGGGACCCGGGAGGCCGCCGAGGACCTCGTCGACTTCGCGGACGGCCTGAAGGTCGGCATCGGCCCGGGCTCCATCTGTACGACCCGCATCGTCTCCGGGTCTGGCATGCCCCAGATCACCGCCGTCTCGGAGGTCGCGGACGTGGCGACCCGCCACGACGTGCCCGTCATCGCAGACGGTGGTATCCGGTACTCCGGTGACGCCATCAAGGCCATCGCGGCCGGGGCCGACGCCGTGATGCTCGGTTCGTACTTCGCGGGGACCGACGAGGCCCCCGGCCGCGTCGTCAAGATGCAGGGCAAGAAGTACAAGCAGTACCGCGGCATGGGGTCGGTCGGCGCGATGCAGTCCGGCGACGGCCAGCGCTACCTCAAGGACGACGACGAAGACGAGGACTACGTTCCCGAGGGCGTCGAGGCCGCGACCCCGTACAAGGGGCCGCTGAGCAAGGAGCTCCACCAGCTCGTCGGTGGGATGCAGTCCGGCATGGGCTACGTCGGTGCCGAGACCGTCCCCGAGTTCAAAGAGCGCTCGGAGTTCGTTCGCGTCTCGGCGGCGGGCCAGACCGAGAGCCACGCCCACGACGTGATGATCACCGACGAAGCGCCGAACTACCAGCCCGACTGA
- a CDS encoding DUF5794 domain-containing protein, which yields MSTSRHPVALRLEGIVGGKTRLLATVMGLSLVDGIFPALVLAGALSTTIGIVQVGLLVFGGSATVAVILAEMDGTHREIIASVALVGVGVVVLAAIEAAIAPTIESILYTHRFERAAALVIAAVAAKTASARVGEYLPRPAVVVGIGLVVSLDPSNPQLALAPDLVLVAKAAAAAAVGATFALLVAIAGPQLRQRMDVDRFRFGSAVALGLLALSIAGLIEVNSAPLAVMAVSAVLALDPSAGEGQPADTPTERADAAD from the coding sequence ATGAGTACGTCACGCCATCCCGTCGCGCTCAGACTGGAAGGTATCGTCGGTGGGAAGACGCGCCTGCTCGCGACCGTCATGGGCCTCTCGCTCGTCGACGGTATCTTCCCCGCACTCGTCCTCGCAGGGGCGCTCTCGACCACCATCGGAATCGTCCAGGTCGGCCTGCTCGTCTTCGGCGGCAGCGCCACCGTCGCGGTCATCCTCGCCGAGATGGACGGAACCCACCGCGAGATAATCGCCAGCGTCGCCCTCGTCGGCGTCGGCGTGGTCGTCCTCGCCGCCATCGAGGCCGCCATCGCCCCGACCATCGAGAGCATCCTCTACACGCACAGGTTCGAGCGCGCCGCTGCACTCGTCATCGCCGCCGTCGCCGCAAAGACCGCGTCCGCACGCGTGGGCGAGTACCTCCCCCGGCCCGCAGTGGTCGTCGGCATCGGCCTGGTGGTCAGCCTCGACCCCTCGAACCCCCAGCTTGCGCTGGCGCCCGACCTGGTCCTCGTCGCCAAGGCCGCGGCCGCGGCCGCCGTCGGCGCGACGTTCGCCCTGCTGGTCGCCATCGCGGGCCCGCAGCTCCGCCAGCGCATGGACGTCGACCGCTTCCGCTTCGGGAGCGCGGTCGCCCTCGGCCTGCTGGCGCTCTCCATCGCCGGCCTCATCGAGGTCAACTCCGCCCCGCTCGCCGTCATGGCCGTCTCGGCCGTCCTCGCGCTGGACCCCAGCGCCGGTGAGGGGCAGCCGGCCGACACTCCCACCGAGCGCGCCGACGCGGCCGACTGA
- a CDS encoding DUF5795 family protein, whose product MTGNRVVEGRMVTPKSLAELVEGESVMEAENIEDADRECPDCGGDVLKVVYMPSVTELVTGYKCQDCEWADDDRD is encoded by the coding sequence ATGACAGGCAACCGCGTCGTGGAGGGTCGCATGGTCACCCCCAAGAGCCTCGCCGAACTCGTCGAGGGCGAGTCCGTCATGGAAGCCGAGAACATCGAAGACGCCGACCGGGAGTGTCCCGACTGCGGCGGCGACGTGCTCAAGGTGGTGTACATGCCGAGCGTCACCGAACTCGTCACCGGCTACAAGTGCCAGGACTGCGAGTGGGCCGACGACGACCGCGACTGA